Proteins from a single region of Centropristis striata isolate RG_2023a ecotype Rhode Island chromosome 9, C.striata_1.0, whole genome shotgun sequence:
- the smim7 gene encoding small integral membrane protein 7 has product MIGDLLIFGTLLVNAGAVLNFKLKRKESQGFGDDSRSPTTGDNIREFLLSLRYFRIFIALWNIFMMFCMILLFGS; this is encoded by the exons ATGATCGGAGATCTGTTGATATTCGG GACCTTACTAGTGAATGCAGGGGCTGTGCTGAACTTTAAACT aaaaaggaagGAGTCCCAAGGATTTGGAGATGACTCCAGATCACCGACAACAG GTGACAACATCAGAGAGTTCCTGCTCAGCCTCCGATACTTCAGGATCTTCATCGCTCTGTGGAACATCTTCATGATGTTCTGCATGATCCT GTTGTTTGGGTCATGA